The proteins below come from a single Prolixibacter sp. NT017 genomic window:
- a CDS encoding rRNA methyltransferase produces MATQLPESFTQRMQAQLGDEFEAFQQSLSEAAVSSIRVNSAKSKNPVNGKAVPWCQTGFYLDERPFYTLDPFLHAGVYYVQEASSMFLEQAFCQLPNEPLKVLDLCGAPGGKSTHIVSLLPENSLLVSNEVIRSRAVILSENLKKWGNPNIIVTNNDPKDFATFEGQFDVLVVDAPCSGEGLFRRDENAIAEWSPENTTLCAQRQQRILADVWPALKPGGVLIYSTCTYNPGENEENLKWLNEFAEVENTSLPVKADWGVTETEAAGLSGYRFYPHKTKGEGFFMAVVRKLDGETSRIPKKLKSAAFSVASSSEKALVEGWLTGDNLDIFKLNEALFAFPSKYAAVLTWLQKGLRIVHAGVKIGEQKKKEVVPVHELALSPILQRGTFPEIELTLNDAIKFLHRDEIRPEAKERGWHLLTYQDIPLGWAKNLGNRFNSNYPKEWRIRMDITEYMAGKLEEEKAKFPIR; encoded by the coding sequence ATGGCAACACAACTTCCCGAAAGTTTTACCCAACGAATGCAAGCTCAGTTGGGGGATGAATTCGAAGCATTTCAACAATCGCTTTCGGAAGCAGCTGTCAGTTCCATCCGGGTCAATTCAGCGAAAAGCAAAAATCCGGTAAACGGAAAAGCTGTCCCCTGGTGCCAAACCGGTTTCTATCTTGATGAACGTCCTTTCTACACGCTTGACCCGTTTTTACACGCCGGTGTCTATTACGTCCAGGAAGCCAGCTCCATGTTTCTCGAACAGGCTTTCTGTCAATTGCCTAATGAGCCATTAAAAGTGCTGGATTTATGCGGTGCTCCGGGTGGTAAATCGACTCACATTGTTTCTCTCCTTCCGGAAAACAGTCTGCTCGTTTCCAACGAAGTCATCCGCAGCCGGGCAGTTATTCTTTCCGAAAATCTGAAGAAGTGGGGAAATCCCAATATTATAGTCACGAACAACGATCCGAAGGACTTTGCCACATTCGAAGGTCAGTTCGATGTGCTGGTCGTAGATGCTCCATGCTCCGGCGAAGGTCTGTTCCGGCGCGACGAAAACGCCATCGCTGAATGGTCGCCCGAGAATACGACGCTTTGTGCCCAACGACAACAGCGCATTCTCGCCGATGTTTGGCCGGCATTGAAGCCCGGAGGTGTACTCATTTACAGCACATGTACATACAATCCGGGCGAAAACGAAGAAAACCTGAAATGGTTGAACGAATTTGCCGAAGTCGAAAATACTTCCCTTCCGGTGAAAGCAGATTGGGGCGTTACCGAAACAGAAGCAGCCGGGCTTTCGGGCTACCGGTTCTATCCGCATAAAACCAAAGGAGAAGGCTTTTTCATGGCAGTTGTCCGCAAGTTGGACGGCGAAACGTCCCGCATACCCAAAAAACTGAAGAGTGCTGCCTTCTCTGTTGCATCAAGTAGTGAGAAAGCTCTGGTTGAAGGCTGGCTTACCGGCGATAATCTCGACATATTCAAACTGAACGAAGCGCTGTTTGCTTTTCCTTCGAAATACGCTGCCGTGTTAACCTGGCTGCAAAAAGGCCTGCGGATTGTACACGCGGGCGTCAAAATCGGGGAACAGAAAAAGAAAGAGGTCGTTCCGGTACACGAACTAGCGCTTTCTCCCATCCTGCAAAGAGGCACATTTCCCGAAATCGAATTAACGCTGAACGATGCCATCAAATTTCTGCACCGCGATGAAATCCGGCCCGAAGCGAAAGAACGCGGCTGGCACCTACTCACCTACCAGGATATTCCGTTAGGATGGGCTAAAAACCTGGGCAATCGTTTCAACAGTAACTATCCAAAAGAGTGGCGCATCCGGATGGACATTACCGAATACATGGCCGGAAAACTGGAAGAAGAAAAAGCAAAGTTTCCGATAAGATAA
- a CDS encoding family 16 glycosylhydrolase, producing the protein MSGFSLKYKLGLIPGTAKIDAKWNKLLGMRDELQELEQSDELARYRELDAELKSAEFRARKKELTQLKFEGSHEQKILSELEHLSRSKSMKQYFKTLSSEKLARFKKIEKGDKLARFNELKEIVTTPEFTKRRKDVEKLHYNNSPEAAKRKEFEALKNDKRLKSYYNTLASDSYRLYMKAEESGEKPSDPNEIKRYEKFLASGEYSNLKTVEKQNLTQRYEELRGEVQSDEFLEREKFLKNSKRYQTTGDYRLLAEYEKLSKDPEIKFYHKFSKSGEYLNYQRVHDSKELERLNELEDLVKDEGFRERVAFLKDKKRYEKSEDFKLEQELAKLKNSELIKKYFALHKARELNFFDKWQVAFDDEFTRDGVNFERWNSGIYPGKEVFGNNYSQADELQCLNGEENLQVHGGILSIVTRKEESKGMRWNPQYGLIPAEFQYTSSMLNTGNSFRIKQGIIEAKIRVNPCAEIVSAFSLKGDGAFPQIDILRSGKNEVSMGVIREIKGEPVWQHQTITGLNFKKFHVYRLEWDGQTLTWKINNAVVHQSKVDSSFDNMFLNLLSSVHEEVHHQNLPHYFEVDWVRCLVPQAGNN; encoded by the coding sequence ATGTCAGGTTTTAGTTTGAAATACAAGCTGGGACTCATCCCGGGTACGGCAAAAATTGATGCAAAGTGGAACAAGTTGCTGGGCATGCGCGATGAGCTGCAGGAATTGGAGCAATCGGACGAACTGGCTCGTTACCGTGAGCTGGATGCTGAACTAAAATCTGCTGAGTTCAGGGCCCGGAAAAAAGAGCTGACCCAATTGAAATTTGAAGGGAGCCATGAGCAAAAAATACTGAGTGAATTGGAACACTTAAGTCGTTCCAAGTCGATGAAACAGTATTTCAAAACATTGAGTTCAGAGAAACTGGCGCGCTTCAAAAAGATTGAAAAAGGCGACAAGCTGGCCCGGTTTAACGAACTCAAAGAAATTGTAACCACTCCAGAGTTTACCAAACGTCGGAAAGACGTGGAGAAGCTCCATTACAATAATTCTCCCGAAGCTGCCAAACGAAAGGAGTTTGAGGCGTTGAAAAATGATAAGCGACTGAAATCGTATTACAACACGCTCGCTTCCGACAGTTATCGGTTGTATATGAAAGCGGAGGAGAGTGGAGAGAAGCCTTCGGACCCAAATGAGATTAAGCGTTACGAGAAATTTCTCGCATCGGGTGAGTACAGTAACCTGAAAACGGTTGAGAAACAGAATCTGACTCAGCGCTATGAAGAGTTGCGCGGAGAGGTGCAGTCGGATGAGTTCCTGGAAAGAGAGAAATTTCTGAAAAATAGTAAGCGCTATCAAACTACCGGTGATTACCGTTTGCTGGCGGAATATGAAAAATTAAGCAAAGATCCGGAAATCAAATTTTACCATAAGTTCAGCAAATCAGGCGAATATCTCAATTATCAGCGGGTGCACGATTCGAAGGAACTTGAGCGGCTGAACGAGTTGGAAGACCTGGTGAAAGACGAAGGTTTCCGGGAGCGGGTTGCCTTCCTGAAAGACAAGAAGCGCTATGAGAAATCGGAAGACTTTAAGCTGGAGCAGGAATTGGCTAAGCTGAAGAACAGTGAGCTGATTAAGAAATATTTTGCTTTGCATAAAGCGAGAGAGCTCAATTTTTTCGATAAGTGGCAAGTCGCTTTCGATGATGAGTTTACCCGCGACGGCGTTAACTTCGAGCGTTGGAATTCAGGGATTTATCCTGGTAAGGAAGTTTTTGGAAACAACTACTCGCAAGCTGATGAGTTGCAATGCCTGAACGGTGAAGAGAATCTCCAGGTACATGGCGGAATTTTATCGATTGTTACCCGTAAGGAAGAGTCGAAAGGAATGCGTTGGAATCCACAGTACGGATTGATTCCTGCAGAATTCCAATATACCTCTTCGATGTTGAATACCGGCAACAGTTTCCGGATAAAACAAGGTATTATAGAGGCGAAGATACGCGTGAATCCGTGTGCCGAGATTGTGTCGGCTTTCTCGTTGAAAGGCGACGGAGCGTTTCCGCAGATCGATATTCTGCGCAGTGGCAAAAATGAGGTGAGCATGGGAGTTATCCGCGAAATTAAAGGAGAACCGGTTTGGCAACATCAAACGATTACCGGATTGAACTTTAAGAAGTTTCACGTATATCGACTCGAATGGGACGGACAAACACTAACGTGGAAAATCAACAATGCCGTGGTTCATCAGAGCAAGGTTGATTCTTCGTTTGATAATATGTTCCTGAATCTCCTTTCGAGCGTGCACGAGGAAGTGCATCACCAAAATCTACCACATTACTTTGAGGTGGATTGGGTAAGATGCCTCGTGCCTCAGGCCGGGAATAATTAG